In Misgurnus anguillicaudatus chromosome 5, ASM2758022v2, whole genome shotgun sequence, a genomic segment contains:
- the cabp4 gene encoding calcium-binding protein 4: MSQRSKTSSKESTSSGHQSSSDGSSLRSAFRNSSKDSKTSADLKGSDKKGQRGGRSLNQNSAITAAYTQYLNALFGQDRDLLPEELDELLIAFKEFDYDQDGYLHYKDVADCMRTMGYMPTEMELIEIIQQIKMKWGGHVDFDDFCELMGPRMLAETAHMVGLRELRCAFKQFDSDGDGRITFEELKESTKTLLGEKLKKGELEEILTDIDLNGDGNVDFDEFVMMLSIR; encoded by the exons ATGTCTCAGAGGAGTAAAACGTCTTCTAAGGAAAG CACCTCCTCCGGTCATCAGTCTTCATCAGATGGATCTTCTCTACGCTCTGCTTTTCGAAACTCCTCCAAAGACTCAAAAACATCAGCAGACCTCAAAGGCTCTGATAAAAAAGGACAACGCGGCGGTAGATCCCTCAACCAGAATTCAGCAATCACCGCTGCATACACACAATACCTCAATGCTTTATTTGGACAG GACAGAGATTTACTGCCAGAGGAATTAGATG AGCTGCTTATAGCATTTAAAGAGTTTGATTATGATCAGGATGGATACCTACACTATAAAGATGTTGCGGACTGCATGAGAACTATGGGATACATGCCAACAGAAATGGAACTGATTGAGATCATTCAGCAAATCAAAATGAAAT gggGAGGACATGTGGACTTTGATGATTTCTGTGAGTTAATGGGTCCCAGGATGTTAGCTGAGACTGCACATATGGTCGGGCTGAGAGAGCTGCGCTGTGCTTTCAAACAG TTCGATTCTGACGGTGATGGACGGATCACTTTCGAGGAGCTGAAGGAATCGACAAAGACGTTGCTCGGGGAAAAACTAAAGAAAGGAGAACTGGAAGAAATTCTGACAGACATCGACCTCAATGGAGATGGAAACGTGGACTTTGATG AGTTTGTAATGATGCTGTCTATTCGGTAG